The Geothrix oryzae DNA window CACGGGGTTCCTGGACAACGAGCTGAAGCTGCTGCTCGCGGGCTTCCCCGCCGTCCTGGCCCTCCAGAAGCCCTTCACCCTCGCCGAACTCCGGCAGCTGCTGGAGGGCCTGACGGGCCAGGATGAAACGGGAAATTAGAACTCAGTGGCTCATCCGGATGTCCACGGGGTTCTTGAAGGTGTCGTACAGCGGTGAAGTCCGCATCACCTGCTCGTGCAGCTCCTTGATCTGCTGCGGCGTGCCGCTGCAGGCGAGGTTCACCTTCACCCGGATCTGGGAGAGTCCGGACCGGATGGCCTTGTCCAGTTCGAGGAAGCCCCGGAGATCGGTATCCGTCTCCATGTCGAAGCTGAGGCTGGTGATGTCCAGCCCCATGGCCGCGGCGGTGTAGGCGTAGGTCACACTGAGGCAGGAGCTCAGGGCGTGCAGTGCTGCCTCGCCGGCGTTGGGCGCGAGGTCCGTGCCCAGCAGGGCGGCGGGCTCGTCACCCTCGAGGAACATGGGCGTGGCCCGCTTGTGCTCCTGCCCCGCTCCATAGAGGGAGTCGAAAGTGCTCTGCGAATGGGCCCGGTTGATCCACTTGGCCTTGGAGCGGAAGGTGAACTTGGCGAGGGCGGGATTGGCCTTCACCTGGGCGACCGTGGCGTTGAGGTCCTCCACATTCACCCCGTTGTGGATGGTTGCGATGCTGCCCATGAATCCTCCTTCTGGGATCGGGCCGCCGGCCGCCGGCAGGCCAAGCCTCCCGGCGGAGCAGCGCGTAGGGAACACCCAAGGCCGCCGCATGGCACGGCGCCCCCTGGAAACAGGTCCCCAGCATGGGCCGCGTTGAGTCTGAAACAAGGTCGCAAAATTCGAACCACCCCCCACCAGGGAACCGCCGTGGAAGGCTCCGTCACTTCGGGATGGGGATGGCCCGGGCGGCTTCCAGGGCCTTCCTCGCCCGCTCCCGTTCCGCCTCCGACGGCGTGCCCCAGACGGCGCGGCTGGGCTTCTGCTTGAGCAGCTGGAGAAGCTCCTCCACGGAGGCCAGCGACCGCCTCAGGCTCTTGAGGCTGGCCTCGACCTCGGGCTGGTCTTCGGTGCGGAAGCGCGCCAGCAGGCCATCGGACTGCTGCAGCACCGAGGCCAGATTCACCAGGATCCGGTCCAGCTCGGGGCCCCGCGCCTCCAGCAGGGACCGCGTCACGGCCAGGCTCTTCTCCAGGTCCGCGAGGGCCCGGTCGGCGCCGGCCATGCTGCGGTCCGCATGGGCCGTCAGGCCGCGGCCCTCACGGGCCAGAGCCTGGAATTCGCGCAGGGTGGCATCCAGGGATCGCAGGGCCTGGGCCACGGAGGGGTGCTCCAGCAGGTCCCCCAGCCCCTTCTTCTGGACGCGGTCCCTCATGGCATCCAGGGACCCATTCAGGTTGGCCAGCAGACGGTCGGCGCGCTCGAGCACGCCGCCGAGGGAGACTCCGGCCACGCCCGGGATCTGGTCACCCGCAGTCAACGCCACGGTCCGCTCCACCACCTCAGGCAGCTGCAGGTCGAGCATCACGCTGCCCACGCCCTTGGGCGCCACCACGGCCCGGGTGCCGCGCCAGAGGCGGATGTCCTCGCGCACGGAGATGGTGGCGAGGAAGTGATAATCCACGCCCTCCTGCACCATGTCCACCCGATCGACGGCCCCCACGCGGTAGCCCTTCAACTGGACATCGGTGCCGGGCACGAGCCCTTCCATCTCATCGAGGCGCACCACCAGCCGGTGCGTCTTCTCCGTCACGGCCCCGGCATTCTTGTAGGCCAGCAGCCCCACGAAGAGGGCCAGGGCCAGGAGGACGAAGAGCCCGAGGCGGGCGTCCTGCTTTTCGAAGTTCATGGCGCCTCCGGCGGCGATGAGGGGGAACGCAGAGCCAGCCGGTGGGCCTCAAGGCCCGGGAAGGTGGCGGCGTCCTCGGCGGCGATCACCAGCGTGCGCTCCGGGTCGCCCGCCCAGGTCCCCACCAGATCCAGGACCAGCGCGCGGTCTGCTGCGTCCAGGCCCTCCAGGGGCTCGTCCAGCAGCGCCAGCTCGGGATCCAGGGCGAGGAGACGGGCGAGGTTCGCATGCTTGCGGGCGGCGCCGCTCACCGCATGGGGCCTGAGCCCGGCCACCGGGCTCAGGCCCAGGCGCTCCAGCGCGCTCCCGACCCGGATCTGGACTTCGTGGTGCGGCAGGCCGCGGAACCGCAGCGGCAGGGCTACATTGTCCGCCAGGCTCAGGTTCGAAAGCAGCCCACCGGCGGCGAAGGCGAAGCCCATCCGGACGCGCCCGGCCAGGGCCAGGGCGCCGTCGCCGGGCCAGACGGGAACGCCCGCAATCTGCACCTGGCCCGCCCGGGGGCGTTCCACGCCCGCGATCACCTTCAGCAGCCGGCTCTTGCCCGATCCGCTGCCCCCCGTCACCAGGAGGTTCGCGCCGCGCGACAGCGAGAGGTCCAGCCCCTCAACCAGGGGCCGCCCCTCGGGCGAATCGCAGGCGAGGCCGCGGAGCTCGAGCATCAGAAGTAGAAGAGCGCGGCCACGAGGCCGTCGATCAGGAACACCGCCACCAGGGCCGACACCACGGTCTTGGTGACGGCCTGGGGGATCTCGGTCTGGCTGCGCCGGATCCGCAGCCCGAAGTGGCAGGCATGGAAGGTGATGGCCCCCGAGAAGAACACGATCTTCAGCAGAGTCGCGGCGAAGTCGCGGTTGGACAGCGTCTGTCGAACCGAATCCATGAAGAACCCGAAGGTGACGCCGTACTTCAGCCTGGCCACGAGAAAGCCACCGGAAAGGGCCGCCGCGTCGAAGAACACCACCAGGGCGAAGACCGAGACGAGCACGCCCAGCCAGCGGGGCAGCAGGAGGTACTGGTAGGGATTCACGCCGTGGGCGGCCAGGGCATCCACCTCCCCGTTCAGCTGCATGGTGCCCAGCTCGGCGGCGATGGCCGTGGAGCTGCGGCCGATGACCAGGACCGCCGTCAGCAGCGGACCCAGCTCCCGGAGGATGATCAGTACCATCAGCGCGCCGATGTAGTTTTCCGCCCCCAGCCCGGACAGCTGGCTGAAGGCCTGGATCAAGGTCACGGCGCCCAGCAGCAGGGCCGTCCCGGCCACGAGCGCCCCCGCGTCGAGCCCCGTGAACCGGATCTGAAGCTTCGTCTGCGCCCCCACCACCGCCAGCTGGCCGAACCGCAGGAACAGGGCGTCCCGCAGCGTCCGCAGCACCAGGTGAGCCTGATCGCCCAGGAACTCCAGGAAACCGCGCACGGGCGCGCCGAGCCGCGCAAGGAAAGCCATGTCTCACCCAAGGGATGATTCAGGCTAGCAGAAAATCGATCACTTCAAGACGAAGCCGTCCGCATAGTCGATGACCGTCACCACCCGGTAGTCGCGGTGGGGGGCGGAACCCGCGCCGGCCTGGTGCAGGTCCGGATTGAAGAGGCCCTTCCGGTGGCCGCGGCCCGGCACGCCATCGTCGATCAGCAGCTGGATCACCACCTGCCGCGCCTCGTCCTCGCCGGTGCTGATGTTCTCCGCGATGAGCCCATGCCAGGTGCCGATCCGGTTGAGCCGGTCCGACGGACGGCTGCCGTCGGAACCGGTGTGGTCCAGGCTGCCGCGGGGCCCGAGATCCCGGGCGTGGGCCCGCGCCGCCCGGGCCAGCCCCTCGTTGAAGCGCAGCGGCCCGAGGGGCCGGGCCGACTCGAGAAAGGCGATGGCCTCGTCCAGGGCCGCCACGCCCTCCTCGGTGCGCAAGGGTACGCGGCCGGGCCGCTTCCAGAGCGTGCCCTCGAACCCGGAGCGCAGCTCCCGCAGATGCTTCGCGTAGGCCCTCGGCCGCATCCGGGCCTCGCTCATCTCCTGCACCACCGCCCGCTCGAAGGGGGTGGCAACCTCGGGGGCCGGCGCCTGGGCCGGAAGCAGCAGCGTGACGAGGGACAGTACGGCGGTCCTCATGGATACCTCGGGGATCCTCCAGAATAGACGCGAGGGAATCCGCCTCCTTCAGACGGCCGGTTCGTCGAGGCGGCGGGAGGGCGTACGGACCTCGGCGCCTCCGCTCTCCTGGCCCTGGCTCTCGCCCTAGCCCTCGCCCCACTGGCGCCAAGGCAGCCATGGATGGATCTGGCAGGCCAGGCAGACGCCGAGGAACGCCTCGAGGCCCGCGCAGAGGCCGAGCGTGGCCGCCAGGGCATGGCCCAGGGACCGCAGTCCCACCAGCCAAGCCAACCCGGTTCCCAGCGAAAACAGAAAGCCCAGAGAGGCCGCGAAGCGCTTGGGACCGGCGTTGACCGTCCGTGCGGGGAGATCCGCCCACCGGCGGAGGAATCCCGCCAAGCGCGCCACGGGGCTCCAGGCTGAACGCCCCGCGGCGCGGAACGCGAAATCCGCTGCCAGGGTTAGGACCATCCAGGCCCAGCCGCCTCCGACCGCCAGCGCCAAGAGGCCCAGCGACAGGCCTGCGGCGATCCGGCCCGCCGTTTCATCCACAAGATTCGGGACGATGGGGCAGCTCGGTCCAGGCCGGGTCACCGCTGAAGGCACGCGCGCGTCCGACCTCATGCCTAGAGCGCGGGGCCGTCGATCTCGGCGAACAGGGGATGCGTGAGGTAGCGCTCGCCGGTGTCGCAGAGCACGGCCACCACGGTCTTGCCCTCGCCCAGCTCCTTCGCCACTTCCAGGGCCGCGAAGACGATGGCGCCGGTGCTGATGCCCGTGAGCAGGCCCTCTTCGCGGGCCAGGCGGCGGGCGATGGCGATGGCGTCGTCGTAGCCCACGGGACGGACGCGCTGGAAGGCCTGGCGGTTCAGAATGCCCGGCACGAAGTTCGGCCCCAGGCCCTGGAGCTTGTGCGGGCCCGCCTTGCCCGTGCTCAGCAGGGGCGAGGTCTCCGGTTCCACGGCCACCACCAGGGTGCCCGGCTTCTTCTCGGCGAGCACCTCGCCCACGCCGGTCACGGTGCCGCCCGTGCCCACGCCGGCCACGAAGGCATCCAGCTCCGGCACCTGCTCCAGGATCTCCAGGGCCGTGGTCCGCCGGTGGACCGCCGGGTTGGCGGGGTTCTCGAACTGGCGCACGAGGAAGTAGGAGGGATCTCCATCCGCCAGTTCCTGGGCCTTGTCCACCGCGGCCTTCATGCCGCCGGAGCCCGGCGTCAGCACCAGCTCGGCCCCGTAGGCCTTCAGCAGGGCCCGGCGCTCCTGCGTCATGGTGTCGGGCATCACCAGCGTGATCTTGTAGCCCTTGGCCGCAGCCACGAACGCCAGGCCGATGCCCGTGTTGCCGCTCGTGGCCTCCAGGAGGGTCATGCCGGGCTTCAGCGCGCCTCGGGCCTCCGCGTCCTGGATCATGCTCAAGGCGATGCGGTCCTTCACGCTGCCGCCCGGGTTGGCGCTCTCGAGCTTCACATAGACCTTGGCCGAGCCCTTCGGCACGAGGCGGTTCAGGCGGACGACGGGGGTGTAGCCCACCAGATCGTAGGCATGTTCAACGCGGTTGGGGCGGTCGGTGGGGCGGCTCATGGTTCCCTCCAGGGTTCGGGCAGGGCCCGGACTCTGGAGTATGGGAATGGAAAAGAAATTGTCAAGTTTGTTAATTGTTTTAGTTGTATATTAACTCCCGGAGGATGGCGATGAAGGGTTCGGCCAAAGGACGCTACGGGCTGCTGTTCATGGTGGATCTGGCGCTGCAGGCCGGACGGGGTCCAGCACTCGTGGCGGCCATCGCCGAGCGCCAGGCCCTGCCCCCCAAGTTCCTCCGGGTGCTCCTCGGCAACCTCAAGGCGGCGGGGCTCGTGAAGGTCCAGCGGGGCCCTAGCGGGGGCTGTGAACTGGCCCGGCACCCCAGCCACATCACGGCCCTCGAGGTGCTGGAGGCCCTGGAAGGACGCTGGACCGCCGCCAGCCTGCCCACCGATGCCACCCCCGGGGCCCGGGCCGTCCGCGAACTCTGGACGCGCAGCACCGAGGCCGCCCGCGCCGTCCTCCGCGCCACCACCCTCGCCGACCTGGCCGCCCGGCAGCAGGCCCTGGAAGTGGACAGCCACGGCTACTCGATCTGAGAACTCCAAGCCGCGGAGGGGAACATCAGGGGCCCTATTCGTACCGGAGCGCGTCGATCACATCCAGCCGCGCCGCTTTGAGTGCGGGCAGGAATCCGGCGACCACCCCGACCATCCCGCTGAAGAAGAGGCCCAGCATCACGGCCCAGGTCTCCGCCACGGCCGGAAGCTGGAAGTGCTGCAGGACGGTGATGGCCACCAGGCCCAACGCGACTCCCGCGATGCCGCCCATGAGGGACAGGGCGACCGCCTCCGTGAGGAACTGCCAGAGGACCTGGTGCTGGGTGGCCCCGACCGCCCGGCGCATGCCGATCTCCCGGGTGCGCTCCGTGACGCTCACCAGCATGATGTTGGCGATCCCGATCCCGCCGACCACCAGGGAGATGCTCGCGGCCACGGCCAGGAGCGCCGTCAGGAGGCTGGCCTGCTGGTTTTGCATCTGCACGATGTCGTCCTGCTTTCGGATCTGGAAGGGGTTCACATCCTTGGGCGGGACTTTCAGGTGCTGGCGGAGCAGGGCGGTGATCTCCGCTTCGGCGAGTTCGGCCTCCCCTTCATGGGCGCTGACCATGATGCGCTGGATGGTCGTCCGGCCCATGACCATGCGCATGACCGTGGTGTAGGGGCCCACGATCAGGTCGTCTTGGTCCCCCCACATGCCCGCGCCCTTCTTTTCGAGAACGCCCACGACCTGGAATGGGAGGTGGTTCACCCGGATGATCTGCCCCAGGGGATCCTCGCCACTGGCGAACAGGTTGTCTTTCACGGTCTGGCCGATCACGCAGACCTTGGCCATCCCCCTCACCTCCGCCTCGGTGAAGAAGCGCCCGGCCTGGAGATCCCAGCCCCGGATTCCCAGGAATTCCGTCCCCGTGCCCTGGAGCTGTGTCAGGTAGTTGGTGTTCTGGTAGACCACCGGCCGCGTGGTCTGCACCTGGGGCGTGGCCGCATGCACCGTGGAGAGGGCCAGTTCCTGCTGGATGAGCTCCGCGTCGTCCGGCCGCAGGATCTCCGCGGAACCCATGGCTTGCGGCCCGTGGTGCGTGTGGGTTCCCGGAGCGCCCGGGAAGATCGTGAGCATGTTCGAGCCCATGTTCCGGATGATCGCGAGGGAGGCGCGCTTGGAACCCTCGCCGATCCCGATCATGGCGATGACCGCCCCCACCCCCACGATGATTCCGAGCATCGTCAGCAGGGCCCGGATCTTGTTCCGAAGAATGGCGTGGACGGCGATCTTGAGCAGCTCCATGGATCCCATGGGCCCTCCGAAAGGTTCACTACCTGGAAGTGTACGCCCGGAGAAAACCCACGGGGCCGCCATGGGCCTCTGCAGGCTTTTCCTCCGTGGACCTTCAGGGCTGGAAAGAGATCGCCGTCCCCTCCGCCGCGGCGTGCCCCTTGGCCTGCACCTCGCCGCTCCGGTAGACGGCCCAGCCGGGGAGCCCGCGGGGAATGGCCTTGGTCATGGCCCACTGCTGCACGCGGCTGTTGGCGAGGATGAGCACCATCATGCGCTTCGGGTTCCAGGGGTTGGGGAAGGCGGCGAAGAGGCCGTCATCGGGTCGACCGTAGGTTCGGCCCTGCCACTTGAACCAGCCGGCCCCGGCCTCGAAGGGCAACTTGCCCTCGGCCTGGAGGCGGGCCGTGAGCCCGTTGTCGGCGGGACCGCCGAAGATGATCAGGTCGCTGGTGGCCAAATCGGACTCGCGGGTCTCCGCATCGGCCTGGGTGGGCAGCAGCACCTCGGTCATGTTGTCGGCCAGGGCGTCCCGGTAGGTCAAGGCGAGGGTGCGCTGGGCCTCCACCTCGCGGCCGGTTCCGTAGACCAGGCGCGTGGCGCTCCAGTCGTCCAGCACATTGCCCGGCACCCAGAAGTTGGCGCGGGCCAGGGGAATGTCGTTCCCGGCATTGAAGACCAGGCGCGTGGGCCTGGCCTCGCTGCGGAAGGTGAAGCTGGTCTTGCCGGCCTTGCCTTCGACGCGCTCCAACCGGGAGCCCTTCTCCGTCTCCAGGTTCACGAAGGCCACGAAGGGATAGACGGAACCTGTCTGCTCGAGATCCACCTTCACGTCATAGGCTTCGCCGGCCTTTTCGACCCGGGCCTGGATTTTGGGAGCCGGCAGGTCCGCGCGCTCGATCCAAGGTTTCAGGATCGGCGCCAGATCCTTTCCGGCGGCCTCAGACATCACCTTCAGAAGGTCCGCCGTCCGGGCAGGCTTCCCGTTGAATCGGGTGTGAACCGCCTGCATGGCCTTGGCGAAGGCGGCGTTGCCCAGGTGCAGCCGCAGCTGGTGCAGCGCGAACACGCCGCGGATGCGCGGAATCTGGTAGGCGCCGTAGCGGTCGTAGTCCGTGGTGGTGGCCAGGGGCGCCTTGGCGCCCTCCTTGGCCTCCAGCCAGAGGTGGCGGGTGTTCAGATCCGCCAGGGCGGCGCTCTGGGTCTCGAAGGCCTTGGCCGGTGCGGCGGGAAGGTTCTTCATCTGCTGCCAGTAGGCCGCCGAGGCGCTGATGAACCAGTTCTCCGCATCGGAGGCCGGTTTGACCGTTCCGGTCCAGAGTCCCTTCGCGTCGAAGCTGAACGCCTCCTTCGCACCACCGACTTCCGGCGCGGGCGCCGCCTTCATTCCCTTTTCCTGACTCCAGGTCGCCCGGGCGGCCTGGAGCTTCGCGGTCACCCAGATGGGGCTGAACGCGGTGTACCCATGGGTCAGGTGCGGCGTGGCGCCCGGCAGGTCGGCGATCCAGCGCCCGCCCACCATCTTTTCCCGCTGGGTGGTCTTGCCCTGGTGGGCGATGAAGACGAGCTTCTCGGCCATCTCGGCGGTGGTGAGCTTGGCGTCGCAGGCGTGGGGGCGGTTGATGGGGCTGGTGGCCATGACGCGCGTGGCGATGTCGATGTCGAAGCCGGTGGGGCCGTAAGTCTTGAACACCTCCTGGAAGGCGATGTCGCGGTTCCAGGTGTTGAAGGCCAGGTCCGCCGGGGCGTTCTCGGGGTTCGCGCCGTACTCGCTGCGGACCTCCAGATCGCGGTTGTTGTTGTTGGCCCAGATGAAGTCCTTGTGGTTGCCCGGCGTGTCGGCGGGCTTGCCCTTGGTGCCCGTGCGCCACATCTTCGTCTTCTCGGTGCCCAGCAGGAAGCAGGCGCCCTCGTCGGTCTTGGCGTCGGCCATGGTCCAGTCGTTGGTGTAGAGACCGTTGTTCTGCTTGAAGAGGATGGCGGCCGCCTCGTCGATGCTGGAGGCGTACTGCACGGCCTTGCGGATGCGGTTGCTCTGCGGGGTGCCGTCGGCATGGAAGGGCGTCTGACCCACGGTGGTCTCGCCCATCACCAAGCCCGAGGCGTTGAGATACCAGTCGGTGCCGCTGTGGATACCGCCCGCGAAGGTCTGCATCACGACGCGGTGCCCCTTCTCGGGCACCACATCCAGCATCACATTCCACTCGGTGCCCGTGTAGCCGTTCCACATGAACATCTGCGTAAAGAGGAAGCGGCCGCTCTTGGTGGCGCCCTTGGTGGCCACGAAGGAGGAGCAGTGGTCGCCCTTCCCGCCTTTGTCCACTTCGTCATCGCCAGTCATGAAGGTGCGGCCCGTGAGGGGGTTCGGGGCGTGGGCGAGGCCGTCCTGCAGCGAGCTCATGTCCACGGCGCTGTTGAGCGTCACGATGTCGAGGAGGTCGAGGTCCCGGCCCCTGAACTTCGCCCCGGCCTTCACGGCGCCGTCGGCGATGCCCTTCATCTCCTCCAGGAATTCCACATCGTACTTCCGGAAGAAGAGGGCGTCCGCCGTCTGGCGCTGGTCGGCCCAGCCGCGCACGGGATCCGCCGCATTCTTCAGCACGCCGAGCTTGGTGATGTAGCGCACGATCTCATCGGACATGAGCTCGCCGTGCTGGCGGCCCCGGGCGTAGGGCGCCCCTTCGATGTGCAGGAAGGTCCAGCCGCCCATCTCGTAGCGGAAACCCTTGCCCGCCCAGCGGACGGTCTGCAGGGGGACGAAGGCGGTGATGTCCTCCACCTTTTCGAGCTTGACGCCGCTGAAGGCCGCGGCTCCCGTGGCCTTGCCGTTGCGGCCCAGGTGGAGCTGCACACGGTCGGTGGAGCTGGTGGCCAGGAACAGCAGAGAGACTTTCCGCTCCGAGGTGCCGGCCACGCTCTGCGAAGCATTGGTGAAGGGGAAGCTCTCCATGGAAAGGCAGGCCCCCAGGGCCGTGGGGTAGCGGGCCTGGGCATCCGCCTTCACGCCTTCCGTGCGGATGGTGGCGCTCAGGCGATACAGCTCGCCGACTTTCAGCGCCACGGGGGCCGAGGCCAGCGTGGCCTCCGATCCCGCCGGGGCCGCCACGAGGCGCAGGTCCGCCACCGTCGCCGTGGAGCCCGGCTTCAGCGCCCAGCCCGACACGGGCAGATCGGATGCGGCGGCCTGGACTGCCACGGCCATCAACAGCCCAACGCAAAGCCTTCGGATCATGGGAGCCTCCGTCTCCCAGCATGCCAAACCCATCGCCAAATTGCCTCGCTTTTTGAGGCAATTTGGCGCACCAGTTAGTCTGGAACCATGACGCTGCGCAAATGGACCTTCACCGCTGACCCCGAAGACGCCGAACTGCGCCTGGATCAACTCATCGCGAAGCGCACGGAGCTGTCGCGGCGGGCGGCGCGGGAGGCCCTGAAGCTGGGCGGGGTGCAGGTGGACCGCAAGCGCGTGAAGGTGGCCGGCAAGCTCATCAAGCCCGGAACGGAAGTCCGCGTGGCCTTCGACCCCGACCTGCCCCCGGTCCCGACCACCGCCATCCCCGTGGTGTTCGAGGACGCCTGGATCCTGGCCGTGGACAAGCCCGCAGGCATCGCCACCCAGGGCACCTGGGCCACGGACCGTCACGACCTGCTGGCCCTGCTGAAGACCCAGAGGCCGGACCTGAACCTGTTCCTGCACCACCGCCTCGACCAGGGCACCTCGGGCCTGCTGGTGCTGGCCAAGGATCCGAAGGCCAACAAGGGCCTGGCCGCCGCCTTCGCGGGCCGGGATCTGGAGAAGCTCTACCTCGCCCGGATCTCCGCCCCCCTGGAGGCCTGCACCGTGGAGGCCCCCATCGGCCGCCTGCGGGGGGCCGACCCCGGCCGCTTCGGCTGCGAAGGCGACCTCATCGATCCCAAATCCGCCCGCACGGACTTCCGCCCCGCCACCGCGGAGGAAACCGCCGGGCTCACCCCCGGGTACTGGATCGTGGCGCGCATCCACACGGGCCGCACCCATCAGATCCGCGTCCACCTCACGCACCTGGGCCGCCCCATCCTCGGTGACAGCCTCTACGGGGGCGGGGCCTCGGACCGCCTCTGGCTTCATGCCTGGCGGCTGGGGCTGCAGCATCCCGTCACCGGAGCGGATCTGCGCCTGGAGGCGCCGCCCACGCGGTTCCAGGCATGAAACTCCCCCTCCTGTTCAACCCCGCCGCCGGTACCACGCCCAAGGATCCGGACGCGCTGCTGCGCCCCCTGCCGAAGGAGCTTCGGGATCGGGTGGAACCCCTCTCGTTCGGTCCGCCCTGGGACTTCGGGCCAGCCATCGATCAGGCCCTGCGCGCCGGAGGCCCCCTGCTGGTGTGGGGTGGAGACGGCACGATCCACCACGCCGCGAAGGCCCTGGTGCAGCGGGGCTGCCCGGTCCCCCTGGGCGCCCTCCCCGGCGGCAGCGGCAACGGCTTGGTGCGGGGGCTCCGCACCCCTCTGGAACCCGCGGGCGCCCTGCGCCGACTGCTGGAGGGCCGGGAACTGCGGCTGGACCTGCCGCGCCTGGATGGCGAGCCCTTCCTGAATGTCTGCGGCACCGGCTTCGAGGCCGCCGTGGCCCATCGCTTCGCCGCCCTGCCCGACCGCGGCTTCGGCACCTATGCCAAGGCGTGCTGGCAGCTGTGGCGCACCTGGCAGGCCGCGCCCCTGAGCTGGGACGCCGAGCTGGCCCCGGATCCCCGCCCCGCCAGCCGGCGGGAGAAGCTGCGGGCGGCATTCCGCGCCCCGCAGTCCGGCCTGCCGGAGGCCGCCTGGAGCCTCTGCTTCGCCAACCTCCCCACCTACGGCAGTGGTCTCTGGATCGCGCCCGGGGCCGACCCCACCGATGGCGCCCTGCAGTGGGCGACCCTGGCGCGCCCCTCCTGGTTCGACCTCATGGCGGAAGTGCCTGTGCTGTTCCGCGAGGGGGGACACACGCCCCTTCGGCATGAGGGCCGACTCCATCGCGCCGCGCTCCGCCTGGACCGCCCCCTGCCCTGGCACCTCGACGGCGAGCCCGTCCCCGCGCGCGACCGCGCCGAGCTCACCGTGGAGCCCCGGGCCTTCCGCATGCAGGTGACGGGGGCC harbors:
- a CDS encoding DUF4395 domain-containing protein — translated: MPSAVTRPGPSCPIVPNLVDETAGRIAAGLSLGLLALAVGGGWAWMVLTLAADFAFRAAGRSAWSPVARLAGFLRRWADLPARTVNAGPKRFAASLGFLFSLGTGLAWLVGLRSLGHALAATLGLCAGLEAFLGVCLACQIHPWLPWRQWGEG
- the cysK gene encoding cysteine synthase A translates to MSRPTDRPNRVEHAYDLVGYTPVVRLNRLVPKGSAKVYVKLESANPGGSVKDRIALSMIQDAEARGALKPGMTLLEATSGNTGIGLAFVAAAKGYKITLVMPDTMTQERRALLKAYGAELVLTPGSGGMKAAVDKAQELADGDPSYFLVRQFENPANPAVHRRTTALEILEQVPELDAFVAGVGTGGTVTGVGEVLAEKKPGTLVVAVEPETSPLLSTGKAGPHKLQGLGPNFVPGILNRQAFQRVRPVGYDDAIAIARRLAREEGLLTGISTGAIVFAALEVAKELGEGKTVVAVLCDTGERYLTHPLFAEIDGPAL
- a CDS encoding CAP domain-containing protein, with protein sequence MRTAVLSLVTLLLPAQAPAPEVATPFERAVVQEMSEARMRPRAYAKHLRELRSGFEGTLWKRPGRVPLRTEEGVAALDEAIAFLESARPLGPLRFNEGLARAARAHARDLGPRGSLDHTGSDGSRPSDRLNRIGTWHGLIAENISTGEDEARQVVIQLLIDDGVPGRGHRKGLFNPDLHQAGAGSAPHRDYRVVTVIDYADGFVLK
- a CDS encoding MlaD family protein codes for the protein MNFEKQDARLGLFVLLALALFVGLLAYKNAGAVTEKTHRLVVRLDEMEGLVPGTDVQLKGYRVGAVDRVDMVQEGVDYHFLATISVREDIRLWRGTRAVVAPKGVGSVMLDLQLPEVVERTVALTAGDQIPGVAGVSLGGVLERADRLLANLNGSLDAMRDRVQKKGLGDLLEHPSVAQALRSLDATLREFQALAREGRGLTAHADRSMAGADRALADLEKSLAVTRSLLEARGPELDRILVNLASVLQQSDGLLARFRTEDQPEVEASLKSLRRSLASVEELLQLLKQKPSRAVWGTPSEAERERARKALEAARAIPIPK
- a CDS encoding OsmC family protein, translating into MGSIATIHNGVNVEDLNATVAQVKANPALAKFTFRSKAKWINRAHSQSTFDSLYGAGQEHKRATPMFLEGDEPAALLGTDLAPNAGEAALHALSSCLSVTYAYTAAAMGLDITSLSFDMETDTDLRGFLELDKAIRSGLSQIRVKVNLACSGTPQQIKELHEQVMRTSPLYDTFKNPVDIRMSH
- a CDS encoding ATP-binding cassette domain-containing protein; the protein is MLELRGLACDSPEGRPLVEGLDLSLSRGANLLVTGGSGSGKSRLLKVIAGVERPRAGQVQIAGVPVWPGDGALALAGRVRMGFAFAAGGLLSNLSLADNVALPLRFRGLPHHEVQIRVGSALERLGLSPVAGLRPHAVSGAARKHANLARLLALDPELALLDEPLEGLDAADRALVLDLVGTWAGDPERTLVIAAEDAATFPGLEAHRLALRSPSSPPEAP
- a CDS encoding RrF2 family transcriptional regulator, with product MKGSAKGRYGLLFMVDLALQAGRGPALVAAIAERQALPPKFLRVLLGNLKAAGLVKVQRGPSGGCELARHPSHITALEVLEALEGRWTAASLPTDATPGARAVRELWTRSTEAARAVLRATTLADLAARQQALEVDSHGYSI
- a CDS encoding MlaE family ABC transporter permease, which translates into the protein MAFLARLGAPVRGFLEFLGDQAHLVLRTLRDALFLRFGQLAVVGAQTKLQIRFTGLDAGALVAGTALLLGAVTLIQAFSQLSGLGAENYIGALMVLIILRELGPLLTAVLVIGRSSTAIAAELGTMQLNGEVDALAAHGVNPYQYLLLPRWLGVLVSVFALVVFFDAAALSGGFLVARLKYGVTFGFFMDSVRQTLSNRDFAATLLKIVFFSGAITFHACHFGLRIRRSQTEIPQAVTKTVVSALVAVFLIDGLVAALFYF
- a CDS encoding ABC transporter permease; the encoded protein is MGSMELLKIAVHAILRNKIRALLTMLGIIVGVGAVIAMIGIGEGSKRASLAIIRNMGSNMLTIFPGAPGTHTHHGPQAMGSAEILRPDDAELIQQELALSTVHAATPQVQTTRPVVYQNTNYLTQLQGTGTEFLGIRGWDLQAGRFFTEAEVRGMAKVCVIGQTVKDNLFASGEDPLGQIIRVNHLPFQVVGVLEKKGAGMWGDQDDLIVGPYTTVMRMVMGRTTIQRIMVSAHEGEAELAEAEITALLRQHLKVPPKDVNPFQIRKQDDIVQMQNQQASLLTALLAVAASISLVVGGIGIANIMLVSVTERTREIGMRRAVGATQHQVLWQFLTEAVALSLMGGIAGVALGLVAITVLQHFQLPAVAETWAVMLGLFFSGMVGVVAGFLPALKAARLDVIDALRYE